In the genome of Planctomycetota bacterium, one region contains:
- a CDS encoding lysylphosphatidylglycerol synthase domain-containing protein — protein MGKAYPVGGKPLPLAALREADTISLRRTFLLVAKNVVGWLFILASPLLGITLPGPGGIPVFLIGFALVTFPGKRKLTTRFLSGRRLELSDRLLVGLSTLAAVLVTVGLVTYGAAQFDRIESLLEDYALGTGALVPFTALAVLTSFATAWVGLQVLNWSLGKIPKLRRLARRWFKKFGLRLLPPRRKHGRSGEGEILELSETSQRKLRRVWSIAGPWLARMVVTSFALGLLWLIVLPLLRGIGEVPRLLRGIDVLGLVLAAGVLLAYLLVARPALWRAVLAGLGHWIPLREASKVWTVAELAGYLPVNMLPLLGRPYLLRPFGVPARTTWSARFYETAIILAASLMTAALFLVGAAIGEVDLRVPTWSVVAVAAAVLVGAPLILRPTWLRRIFNIIADLLDRPPLASGLGEARLYTILGLGVVGQALFAIAGASVVADVLRLHGGEIALCAAAVAVAYAAGNTARPVPAGLGVRELVLYGMLRLLLPDGAVTMNPIDRDAAFALAAITLRVWTLLGEIIAVVVDVWLMRGKG, from the coding sequence ATGGGCAAAGCGTACCCGGTCGGCGGCAAGCCGCTACCCTTGGCGGCCTTGCGTGAAGCCGACACCATCTCGCTCCGACGAACGTTCCTGTTGGTGGCGAAGAACGTGGTGGGCTGGTTGTTCATCCTCGCGTCGCCCTTGCTGGGGATCACGCTACCCGGGCCTGGCGGGATTCCGGTGTTCCTGATCGGCTTCGCGCTGGTGACGTTTCCGGGCAAACGCAAACTTACCACGCGGTTTCTCAGCGGTCGCAGGCTCGAACTAAGCGATCGGCTGCTCGTGGGCCTCTCGACGCTCGCGGCGGTGCTGGTGACCGTCGGACTCGTCACGTACGGGGCCGCGCAGTTTGATCGGATCGAGTCCCTGCTCGAAGACTACGCGCTGGGGACCGGGGCGTTGGTGCCCTTCACCGCGTTGGCCGTGCTCACGTCGTTTGCGACGGCGTGGGTCGGATTGCAGGTGCTCAACTGGTCGCTCGGAAAAATCCCGAAGCTGCGCCGGCTGGCGCGTCGCTGGTTCAAGAAGTTCGGCCTGCGACTGCTGCCGCCCCGCCGCAAGCACGGCCGATCCGGCGAGGGTGAAATCCTCGAACTTTCGGAGACATCGCAACGCAAACTCCGCAGGGTGTGGTCGATCGCCGGCCCGTGGCTGGCGCGGATGGTGGTCACATCGTTCGCGCTGGGGCTGCTTTGGTTGATCGTGCTGCCGTTGCTACGCGGCATCGGCGAGGTGCCGCGGCTGCTGCGTGGAATCGACGTACTGGGCCTGGTGCTGGCGGCGGGCGTGCTGCTGGCGTATCTGCTGGTCGCTCGGCCGGCGCTTTGGCGGGCGGTGCTCGCGGGGCTCGGGCACTGGATACCTTTGCGGGAGGCGTCGAAAGTCTGGACCGTGGCGGAACTGGCCGGCTACCTGCCGGTAAACATGTTGCCGCTGCTGGGTCGGCCGTATCTGCTGCGACCGTTCGGCGTCCCGGCACGCACGACCTGGTCGGCACGCTTTTACGAGACGGCGATCATCCTCGCGGCGTCGCTGATGACCGCCGCCCTGTTTCTCGTCGGCGCGGCGATTGGCGAAGTGGACCTGCGCGTGCCGACGTGGTCGGTCGTTGCGGTGGCGGCCGCGGTGCTGGTCGGTGCGCCGTTGATCCTCCGACCGACTTGGCTGCGTCGGATTTTCAACATCATCGCCGACCTCCTCGACCGGCCGCCGCTCGCGTCGGGATTGGGTGAAGCACGGCTTTACACAATTCTCGGGCTGGGCGTCGTCGGTCAAGCGTTGTTTGCAATCGCGGGAGCGTCGGTGGTGGCCGATGTCTTGCGGCTGCACGGCGGCGAGATCGCGCTGTGTGCGGCGGCGGTCGCGGTAGCGTATGCCGCGGGCAACACCGCCCGGCCCGTCCCCGCCGGCCTTGGCGTGCGCGAGCTGGTTCTTTACGGCATGCTCCGACTACTGCTGCCCGACGGCGCGGTCACGATGAACCCGATCGACCGGGATGCCGCGTTCGCACTGGCGGCGATCACACTGCGCGTGTGGACGCTGCTGGGCGAGATCATCGCCGTTGTGGTCGATGTGTGGTTGATGCGAGGCAAGGGTTGA
- a CDS encoding amidohydrolase family protein, with amino-acid sequence MLLRARTVLPITDAPIDGGMVRVADGKIVEVGVGLDGIVTDLGDVTLLPGLVNAHTHLELSLCESEPLPEGGFVPWVMGLRQRSKLDGTNDPFHAAQAMGRGVAESMRFGVTCVGDITRLPNLTRPTLAAAPMRSVSYGEVLAPSGKAHLADGMVAAAVEANASGEHLTIGVSPHAPYTVERDGWEACLATGLPISTHLAELTEEAEYVRHRTGPFADLIRDSGYWADGLPTFDGSPVEFAESIGLLERNAVLAHVNYADDADLDLLAGGNCSVTFCPRTHLFFEHPPHRWREMLKHGINLCLGTDSRASSPDLDLRAECRLLRGQVDDATLLRLVTDNAGVALGIEVGRLAPGFHADMIAIAGDVFDGEIVGRWVGGKRADG; translated from the coding sequence ATGCTCCTTCGTGCTCGAACAGTTCTGCCCATCACCGACGCACCCATCGACGGGGGCATGGTGCGTGTCGCGGACGGGAAGATCGTCGAGGTCGGCGTCGGGCTCGACGGGATCGTGACGGACCTGGGCGACGTGACGCTGTTGCCGGGGTTGGTGAATGCGCACACGCACCTGGAGTTGTCGTTGTGCGAGTCGGAGCCGTTGCCCGAGGGCGGGTTCGTGCCGTGGGTGATGGGTTTGCGTCAGCGTTCGAAGCTCGACGGGACCAACGACCCGTTCCACGCGGCCCAGGCGATGGGACGCGGCGTGGCCGAATCGATGCGGTTCGGCGTCACTTGCGTCGGCGACATCACCCGGCTGCCAAACCTGACCCGCCCCACGCTCGCCGCCGCCCCGATGCGCAGCGTCAGCTACGGCGAAGTCCTCGCGCCGTCCGGGAAGGCACACCTGGCCGACGGGATGGTCGCCGCCGCCGTCGAGGCCAACGCAAGTGGCGAACATCTGACCATCGGTGTCTCGCCCCACGCGCCCTACACCGTCGAGCGTGACGGTTGGGAAGCGTGCCTGGCGACCGGGCTGCCGATCAGCACGCACCTGGCGGAGCTGACCGAGGAGGCCGAGTACGTGCGTCATCGCACCGGGCCGTTCGCGGATCTGATCCGGGACTCCGGCTATTGGGCCGACGGTCTGCCGACCTTCGACGGCTCGCCCGTGGAGTTCGCCGAGTCGATCGGGCTGCTCGAACGAAACGCCGTGCTGGCCCATGTGAACTACGCCGATGACGCCGACCTTGACTTGCTAGCAGGCGGCAACTGCTCGGTCACGTTTTGTCCGCGGACCCATTTGTTCTTCGAGCACCCGCCCCACCGCTGGCGCGAGATGCTCAAGCACGGGATCAACCTCTGCCTCGGCACCGACAGCCGCGCGAGTTCGCCCGACCTGGACCTGCGGGCCGAGTGTCGGCTACTGCGCGGGCAGGTCGACGACGCAACGCTGCTGCGGTTGGTCACGGACAATGCCGGCGTCGCATTGGGGATCGAGGTCGGCCGGCTCGCGCCCGGCTTCCATGCGGACATGATTGCCATCGCCGGCGACGTGTTCGATGGCGAGATCGTGGGCCGATGGGTTGGTGGCAAACGGGCCGACGGGTAA
- the hpt gene encoding hypoxanthine phosphoribosyltransferase, translating to MHGHSGIDRVLLTSDQILSRVGAMAADIVHDYEGEDGLIIVPILTGAMVFTCDLIRRMPVPMKIGLLTVSSYPGTATTSQGVKFVEDQIEKLKERVVGRPVLLVDDILDSGNTLRAVTAELKELGAKSVKTCVLLRKENRPEAADVVGDYVGFDIPDAFVVGYGLDYNDMYRNLPDIVVLKDETFS from the coding sequence ATGCACGGCCACTCCGGTATCGACCGCGTCCTGCTCACCAGCGATCAGATCCTTTCTCGCGTGGGCGCGATGGCCGCCGACATCGTTCACGATTACGAGGGCGAGGACGGGCTGATCATCGTGCCAATCCTCACCGGAGCGATGGTGTTCACGTGCGACCTGATCCGACGCATGCCGGTGCCGATGAAGATCGGTTTGCTCACCGTCAGCAGCTACCCCGGCACCGCGACGACCAGCCAGGGCGTGAAGTTTGTCGAGGATCAGATCGAGAAGCTCAAGGAGCGCGTCGTCGGTCGGCCGGTGTTGCTCGTGGATGACATCCTCGACAGCGGCAACACGCTGCGTGCCGTCACCGCCGAACTGAAAGAGCTCGGTGCCAAGTCGGTCAAGACCTGCGTGTTGCTGCGCAAGGAAAATCGCCCCGAGGCCGCGGACGTCGTGGGCGATTACGTCGGCTTCGACATCCCCGATGCGTTCGTCGTCGGCTACGGGCTGGACTACAACGACATGTACCGCAATCTCCCCGACATCGTCGTGCTCAAGGACGAGACGTTCAGTTGA
- a CDS encoding VOC family protein, translating to MAWHPHISIVTLGVADVAVSTAFYERLGWKKASGSNEHISFFKLSGTVFGLYGRAALAEDAEVSAEGNGFRGVTLAHNLNSRAEVDEAFAFAVDCGATPIKEPQEVFWGGYSGYIADPDGHLWEIAHNPFSPNDENGQMQMED from the coding sequence ATGGCTTGGCACCCGCACATCAGCATCGTGACGCTCGGCGTGGCCGACGTCGCCGTCTCCACCGCGTTCTACGAACGCCTCGGCTGGAAGAAGGCGTCAGGCTCGAACGAGCACATCAGCTTTTTCAAACTCTCGGGCACCGTCTTCGGCTTGTACGGCCGGGCGGCGCTGGCCGAGGACGCGGAAGTCTCCGCCGAAGGCAACGGTTTCCGTGGCGTGACGCTCGCGCACAATCTCAACAGCCGCGCGGAAGTCGACGAAGCGTTCGCCTTCGCCGTCGACTGCGGCGCTACACCGATCAAGGAGCCACAGGAAGTCTTCTGGGGCGGCTACTCCGGCTACATCGCCGACCCCGACGGCCACCTCTGGGAGATCGCCCACAACCCGTTCTCTCCCAACGACGAGAACGGACAGATGCAGATGGAGGATTGA
- the cysD gene encoding sulfate adenylyltransferase subunit CysD — translation MQQVADPSTSKPEQSRRMTHLDQLEAESIHIFREVVSEFENPVMLFSMGKDSCVMLHLARKAFAPGKPPFPLLLIDTTWNFRSMYEFRDEHIVGELGMECLVHINEDGLKQDINPFEHGSKRFTEVMNLGALRQALDKFDFDAAFGGGRRDEEKSRAKERVYSFRDANHQWDPKNQRPELWNLYNGNVHKGEQIRAFPLSNWTELDIWQYIYRENIKLVPAYFAAERDVVEFEGNLIAVDDDRTPEALRKTARKEWVRFRTLGDYPLSGATPSKADNLPQIIQEMLLATRSEREGRAVDKDPGASMEEKKQQGYY, via the coding sequence ATGCAACAAGTCGCCGACCCCAGCACGTCCAAGCCCGAGCAGTCCCGCCGGATGACCCACCTCGACCAGCTCGAGGCCGAGAGCATTCACATCTTCCGTGAGGTCGTCTCGGAGTTCGAAAACCCGGTGATGCTCTTCTCGATGGGCAAGGACTCGTGCGTGATGTTGCATTTGGCGCGCAAGGCGTTCGCGCCGGGCAAGCCGCCGTTTCCGTTGCTGCTAATCGATACCACTTGGAACTTCCGCAGCATGTACGAGTTCCGCGACGAGCACATTGTCGGTGAGCTTGGCATGGAGTGTTTGGTGCACATCAACGAAGACGGCCTGAAGCAGGACATCAATCCCTTCGAGCACGGCAGCAAGCGGTTCACCGAAGTGATGAACCTCGGCGCGCTGCGCCAGGCGCTGGACAAGTTCGACTTCGACGCCGCGTTTGGCGGTGGTCGACGCGATGAAGAAAAGTCCCGCGCCAAGGAGCGCGTCTACAGCTTCCGCGACGCCAACCACCAGTGGGACCCGAAGAACCAACGCCCCGAGCTCTGGAACCTCTACAACGGCAACGTCCACAAGGGCGAGCAGATCCGCGCCTTCCCACTGAGCAACTGGACCGAGCTCGACATCTGGCAATACATCTACCGCGAAAACATCAAGCTCGTCCCCGCCTACTTCGCCGCGGAGCGTGACGTGGTCGAGTTCGAAGGCAACCTCATCGCCGTCGACGACGACCGCACGCCCGAAGCGCTCCGCAAGACCGCCCGCAAGGAGTGGGTCCGCTTCCGCACCCTCGGCGATTATCCGCTGTCGGGAGCGACGCCGAGCAAAGCGGACAACCTCCCGCAGATCATCCAGGAGATGCTGCTTGCAACGAGAAGTGAACGGGAAGGGCGAGCAGTGGACAAGGACCCGGGGGCTTCGATGGAGGAGAAGAAGCAGCAGGGGTACTACTAG
- a CDS encoding four helix bundle protein codes for MEFDLKADGSGYRGLVVWQRAMELCVAVYALTDQMSESEKFGLISQLQRAGVSVPSNIAEGYGRGAGKDYVKHLRYAMGSLAEVETQIEIAVRCNRLNRDDVKDAWQLAQETGKLLTRLIQSRT; via the coding sequence TTGGAGTTTGACTTGAAAGCGGATGGTTCTGGGTATCGGGGGTTGGTGGTTTGGCAGCGAGCGATGGAGCTTTGTGTAGCGGTGTATGCGTTGACGGATCAGATGAGCGAGTCGGAGAAGTTCGGATTGATCTCCCAGTTGCAGCGGGCGGGCGTGTCGGTGCCGTCGAACATTGCGGAGGGATACGGACGCGGAGCGGGCAAGGATTACGTAAAGCATCTGCGCTACGCGATGGGCTCGCTCGCAGAGGTCGAGACACAGATCGAAATCGCAGTTCGTTGCAACAGGCTCAATCGAGACGATGTGAAAGACGCATGGCAACTAGCCCAAGAAACAGGCAAGCTCCTCACCCGCCTCATCCAGTCACGAACCTGA
- a CDS encoding thermonuclease family protein translates to MRIATYAILLLGVFVAAAADRPREQDLVRVSVVRVPDGDTIEVKPATGRSFEVRLDDIDAPEYDQPHAEVATGLLRNALMGKDVFLDIKATDRYGRKIAWVFDDQGRDVNLALVKAGAVWVDRRFPTRPSMIPAEDAARAAGLGLWGLPERDRIPPWEWRERR, encoded by the coding sequence ATGCGTATCGCGACCTATGCGATTCTCCTTCTCGGTGTCTTTGTTGCCGCCGCAGCTGATCGTCCTCGCGAGCAGGACTTGGTTCGTGTCTCGGTCGTCCGTGTGCCTGACGGCGACACGATCGAGGTGAAACCCGCGACCGGCAGGTCGTTCGAAGTTCGCCTCGACGACATCGACGCGCCCGAGTACGACCAGCCCCATGCCGAGGTCGCGACAGGTCTTTTGCGCAACGCGCTCATGGGTAAGGACGTGTTCCTCGACATTAAGGCGACCGATCGCTACGGCCGCAAGATCGCATGGGTCTTCGACGATCAGGGCCGCGACGTGAATCTGGCGTTGGTGAAGGCCGGTGCGGTTTGGGTGGATCGGCGCTTCCCGACACGCCCGTCGATGATCCCCGCCGAGGACGCCGCCCGCGCTGCAGGGCTTGGGTTGTGGGGTTTGCCCGAACGCGACCGCATCCCGCCGTGGGAGTGGCGCGAACGTCGGTGA
- the cysC gene encoding adenylyl-sulfate kinase translates to MPKADNIVWHGGDVTPADRRRVLNQTGCTLWLTGLSGSGKSTVAVAVEKALLAAGHACYRLDGDNVRHGLCGDLGFSAEDRTENIRRVGEVAKLMADAGLIVLSSFISPYRTDRAAVATLHEKGLVPFFEVFVDAPLETAEARDPKGLYKKARAGQIKQFTGIDDPYEAPQSPALKLPTAELTLDQEVEQVLALLRDKNILPV, encoded by the coding sequence ATGCCCAAAGCCGACAACATCGTCTGGCACGGCGGCGACGTGACGCCCGCGGACCGTCGCCGCGTGCTGAATCAGACCGGCTGCACCCTCTGGCTCACCGGGCTCTCGGGAAGCGGGAAGTCGACCGTCGCGGTGGCCGTGGAGAAGGCGCTGCTCGCGGCCGGGCATGCCTGCTACCGGCTCGACGGGGACAACGTCCGCCACGGCCTTTGCGGGGATCTAGGCTTTTCCGCCGAGGATCGCACCGAGAACATCCGCCGCGTCGGCGAAGTGGCGAAGCTCATGGCCGACGCCGGCCTGATCGTGCTCAGCAGCTTCATCAGCCCCTACCGCACCGACCGCGCCGCCGTAGCGACGCTGCACGAAAAGGGGTTGGTGCCCTTTTTCGAGGTGTTCGTCGACGCGCCGCTGGAGACGGCCGAGGCTCGCGACCCCAAAGGCTTGTACAAGAAAGCCCGGGCCGGCCAGATCAAGCAGTTCACCGGAATCGACGATCCTTACGAAGCACCGCAGTCCCCGGCGCTAAAGTTGCCCACCGCCGAACTGACCCTCGACCAGGAAGTGGAGCAGGTGCTCGCCCTGCTCCGCGATAAAAACATCCTCCCCGTGTAG
- the gndA gene encoding NADP-dependent phosphogluconate dehydrogenase translates to MSDTATQAFGIIGLEVMGKNIAKNIERNGFPIAVYNRTTSKSEEFLKENPGINAKMGATYEEFVGLLQKPRRILVMVKAGKPVDYVLEDLKKVLDKDDMVIDGGNSLYTDTERRAKDMESHGFGFFGCGVSGGEEGALWGPSLMPGGTEKLYDEVDEILKKIAAKAEEDGQPCVTYLGNGGAGHFVKMVHNGIEYGDMQLIAEAYDLLKRVGGLSNAEIGDIFHEWNQGKDLQSFLVDITVDIFKYGAAEGDKEDLIDLIRDAAKAKGTGAWTVQAAMDLGISIPTIAEAVMARSISDRKEERVKADGVLEGPKPDGSWIHQKQLIQDVRAALYCSKICSYAQGFTLLQAADKEFDFGLRIKEVAGIWRAGCIIRAAFLNDITSVMNKEPDIANLLMAEQFRNEIAERQAAWRRVVRLAANQGVPVPGFSASLAYYDSYRTARLPANLIQAQRDYFGAHTYERLDKPVGETFHTEWGEKS, encoded by the coding sequence ATGAGCGACACTGCCACGCAAGCTTTCGGCATCATCGGCCTCGAAGTCATGGGCAAGAACATTGCCAAGAACATCGAGCGCAACGGCTTCCCCATCGCCGTCTACAACCGAACCACCAGCAAGTCCGAGGAGTTCCTCAAGGAAAACCCCGGCATCAACGCCAAGATGGGCGCGACTTACGAAGAGTTCGTCGGCCTGCTCCAAAAGCCACGCCGCATCCTCGTGATGGTCAAGGCCGGCAAGCCGGTCGACTACGTCCTCGAGGATCTCAAGAAAGTCCTCGACAAGGACGACATGGTCATCGACGGCGGCAACTCGCTCTACACCGACACCGAACGGCGGGCCAAGGACATGGAGTCGCACGGCTTCGGCTTCTTCGGCTGTGGCGTCTCCGGCGGCGAGGAGGGCGCGCTCTGGGGCCCCTCGCTCATGCCCGGCGGCACCGAGAAGCTCTACGACGAGGTCGACGAGATCCTCAAGAAGATCGCCGCCAAAGCGGAAGAGGACGGCCAGCCCTGCGTGACCTACCTCGGCAACGGCGGGGCGGGCCACTTCGTCAAGATGGTCCACAACGGCATCGAGTACGGCGACATGCAGCTCATCGCCGAGGCGTACGACCTGCTCAAGCGCGTCGGTGGCTTGTCCAACGCCGAGATCGGCGACATCTTCCACGAGTGGAACCAGGGTAAGGACCTTCAGTCGTTCCTCGTTGACATCACCGTTGACATCTTCAAGTACGGAGCGGCCGAGGGCGACAAGGAAGACCTCATCGACCTGATCCGCGACGCCGCCAAGGCTAAAGGTACCGGTGCGTGGACCGTGCAGGCGGCGATGGACCTGGGCATCAGCATCCCGACGATCGCCGAGGCGGTCATGGCCCGCAGCATCTCCGATCGCAAGGAAGAACGCGTGAAAGCCGACGGCGTGCTCGAAGGCCCCAAGCCCGACGGTTCGTGGATTCACCAGAAGCAGCTCATCCAGGACGTTCGGGCCGCGCTCTACTGCAGCAAGATCTGCTCCTACGCCCAGGGCTTCACGCTCCTGCAAGCGGCCGACAAGGAGTTCGACTTTGGTCTGCGGATCAAGGAAGTCGCCGGCATCTGGCGGGCCGGCTGCATCATCCGCGCCGCCTTCCTCAACGACATCACCAGCGTGATGAACAAGGAGCCGGACATCGCCAACCTGCTCATGGCCGAGCAGTTCAGGAACGAGATCGCCGAACGACAAGCCGCCTGGCGGCGCGTCGTTCGCCTTGCCGCCAACCAGGGCGTCCCCGTCCCCGGCTTCAGCGCGAGCCTCGCCTACTACGACAGCTACCGCACCGCCCGCCTCCCGGCTAACCTCATCCAGGCCCAGCGCGACTACTTCGGCGCCCACACCTACGAGCGCCTCGACAAGCCCGTCGGTGAGACGTTCCACACCGAGTGGGGCGAGAAGAGCTGA
- the cysN gene encoding sulfate adenylyltransferase subunit CysN codes for MQQDQLIASDIHAYLDQHERKDLLRFLTCGSVDDGKSTLIGRLLFDSKMVYEDQLAALEVDSKRFGTTGGEFDPALLTDGLKAEREQGITIDVAYRYFSTAHRKFIIADTPGHEQYTRNMVTGASTANLAILLVDASKGMQVQTRRHAFIVSLLGIKHVVVAVNKMDLIDYDQKVFDDIRNAFTDFAARLSFPDVEFIPMSALAGENVTSRSDKMPWHTGRPMLEHLEHVHIAGDRNLVDMRFPVQYVLRPDRTFRGYAGSPAGGILRPGEDVIALPSGVKSRIKQVLDSSGNEVDEAYPPMACTVTLESEIDVSRGDVLANPNNVPRVGNGFDAMLVWMHPEAMATRKGYLLKHCTRQVPAEISQIRYRTDVNTLRQHPAERLELNEIGRVEINLARPIAFDAYTRNRQTGAFILIDKENGWTVGAGMILDRESDDRHPSEEGWKGQDRRRKPRPAVHRHRSTVGPHERETRLGQKPLCVWLTGLKGSGKTTIAYALERALFDAGLVGTVLDGGNLRSTLNSDLDFTGDDRSENVRRAAEAARLMCEAGLFSVCAFISPFESDRALARENIAAATGPDGFVQVHLSTPLDVCRRRVSGVYEQADAGEFEDFTGVTAPYEDPRNADLTLRTDELAAEACVAKIMDLLRQRGFLK; via the coding sequence ATGCAGCAAGACCAGCTCATCGCCTCCGACATTCACGCCTACCTCGACCAGCACGAGCGTAAGGACCTGCTCCGCTTCCTCACCTGTGGCAGCGTCGACGACGGCAAGTCCACGCTCATCGGGAGGCTGCTGTTTGACTCGAAGATGGTGTACGAGGACCAACTGGCCGCGCTGGAGGTCGACTCCAAACGCTTCGGCACCACCGGCGGCGAGTTCGACCCGGCGCTGCTGACCGATGGGCTCAAGGCCGAGCGTGAGCAGGGCATCACGATCGACGTCGCCTACCGCTATTTCTCCACGGCCCACCGCAAGTTCATCATCGCAGACACGCCGGGCCACGAGCAGTACACCCGCAACATGGTGACCGGTGCCAGCACCGCCAACCTCGCGATCTTGTTGGTCGACGCGAGCAAGGGTATGCAGGTCCAGACCCGCCGTCACGCGTTCATCGTCTCACTATTGGGCATCAAGCACGTCGTCGTCGCGGTCAACAAGATGGACCTGATCGATTACGACCAGAAGGTCTTCGACGACATCCGCAACGCGTTCACCGACTTCGCCGCCCGGCTCAGCTTCCCGGACGTCGAGTTCATCCCAATGAGCGCGCTCGCCGGGGAGAATGTCACGTCGCGTAGCGACAAGATGCCTTGGCACACCGGCCGACCGATGCTCGAACACCTCGAGCACGTCCACATCGCCGGCGACCGCAACCTCGTCGACATGCGCTTCCCCGTGCAGTACGTGCTGCGTCCCGACCGCACCTTCCGCGGCTACGCCGGCAGCCCCGCTGGCGGCATCCTCCGCCCCGGTGAAGACGTCATCGCGCTGCCTAGCGGCGTGAAGTCCCGCATCAAGCAGGTGCTCGACTCCTCCGGCAACGAGGTCGACGAGGCCTACCCGCCCATGGCCTGCACCGTCACGCTCGAATCTGAGATCGACGTCTCCCGCGGCGACGTGCTGGCCAACCCCAACAACGTCCCCCGTGTCGGCAACGGCTTCGACGCCATGCTCGTCTGGATGCACCCCGAGGCCATGGCGACCCGCAAGGGCTATCTGCTCAAGCATTGCACCCGTCAGGTTCCCGCCGAGATCAGCCAGATCCGCTATCGCACGGATGTGAACACGCTGCGTCAGCACCCGGCCGAGAGGCTCGAGCTCAACGAGATCGGCCGCGTCGAGATCAATCTCGCCCGGCCCATCGCCTTTGACGCTTACACCCGGAATCGACAGACCGGCGCGTTCATCCTCATTGACAAGGAGAACGGCTGGACCGTCGGGGCCGGCATGATCCTCGACCGCGAATCCGACGATCGGCACCCGAGCGAGGAAGGCTGGAAAGGCCAGGACCGGCGCCGCAAGCCTCGGCCCGCCGTGCATCGCCATCGCTCGACCGTCGGTCCGCACGAACGCGAAACGCGCCTCGGTCAAAAGCCGCTCTGCGTCTGGCTCACCGGTCTCAAGGGCAGCGGCAAAACCACCATCGCCTACGCCTTGGAGCGTGCTCTCTTCGACGCGGGCTTGGTCGGCACCGTGCTCGACGGTGGCAACCTCCGGTCCACGCTCAACAGCGATCTTGATTTCACCGGTGACGACCGCAGTGAGAACGTCCGCCGCGCAGCCGAGGCCGCCCGCCTCATGTGCGAGGCCGGCCTGTTCAGCGTCTGTGCGTTCATCAGTCCGTTCGAATCCGACCGGGCACTTGCCCGTGAAAACATCGCCGCCGCGACCGGGCCCGACGGGTTCGTGCAGGTTCACCTGAGTACGCCGTTGGACGTGTGTCGTCGCCGAGTCAGCGGTGTGTACGAGCAGGCCGATGCCGGGGAGTTCGAGGACTTCACCGGCGTGACCGCACCGTACGAAGATCCTCGCAACGCCGACCTGACGTTGCGCACCGACGAACTCGCCGCCGAGGCGTGTGTCGCCAAGATCATGGACCTGCTGCGTCAGCGTGGCTTCTTGAAGTGA
- a CDS encoding glycosyltransferase: MKLHAVTPADGLRSADGKAARADQLHWYVAAPFFGSEDSPWFDLGMPEWHSLRKIPRPTPNENWHNRGGTSPMSEWRKHNQHAKLVWEYAVTDPPSGIVTLFPQLPVLVGMRQRFKRRKNIPVVAWTFNLGKLHGGLQRSLARFALKHVDRFIVHSRFEVKAYAEWIGWPEDRFTFMPLQRGMVGHLADENEDDPFILAMGTAKRDYRTLGEAAKRLGHRVVIVAGQSAVEGLDLPDNVEVHRGLSLDECRKLEQEARVNVVPIDNEDTASGQVTVINAMMSGRALIATDSPGTVDYIEHEQTGLLVKNRDVDELTRTIDRLWTDETTRNRLGAAARLQAAAHYSDEAAARNLQQVLDEVGHARNLI, encoded by the coding sequence ATGAAACTTCACGCGGTAACACCGGCTGACGGGCTGCGGTCGGCCGATGGCAAAGCCGCGCGTGCCGATCAACTCCACTGGTACGTCGCTGCTCCGTTCTTCGGGTCCGAGGACAGCCCGTGGTTCGATCTGGGCATGCCCGAGTGGCACAGTCTCCGCAAGATCCCCCGGCCCACGCCCAACGAAAACTGGCACAACCGTGGTGGCACTTCGCCAATGAGCGAGTGGCGCAAGCACAATCAACACGCCAAGCTCGTCTGGGAGTATGCTGTGACCGACCCGCCGTCGGGGATTGTCACGCTGTTCCCGCAGTTGCCCGTGCTGGTCGGCATGCGGCAGCGGTTCAAACGCCGCAAGAACATCCCCGTGGTCGCGTGGACCTTCAACCTCGGTAAGCTCCACGGCGGCCTGCAACGTTCTCTGGCCCGCTTCGCGCTCAAGCACGTCGACCGTTTCATCGTGCATAGCCGCTTCGAGGTCAAGGCGTACGCCGAATGGATCGGTTGGCCCGAAGATCGGTTCACGTTCATGCCGCTACAACGCGGCATGGTCGGGCATCTCGCGGACGAGAATGAGGACGATCCGTTCATCCTCGCGATGGGTACGGCCAAGCGCGACTACCGGACGCTCGGCGAAGCGGCCAAACGGCTCGGTCATCGCGTGGTCATCGTGGCCGGTCAGTCGGCCGTCGAGGGTTTGGATTTGCCCGATAACGTCGAGGTACACAGGGGCTTGTCGCTTGACGAGTGCCGCAAGCTTGAACAGGAGGCACGCGTCAACGTCGTACCCATCGACAACGAAGACACCGCCAGCGGGCAGGTCACGGTGATCAACGCGATGATGAGTGGCCGAGCGCTCATCGCCACCGACTCGCCCGGCACGGTGGACTACATCGAGCACGAGCAAACCGGCCTGCTCGTCAAGAACCGCGATGTCGACGAACTGACCCGGACGATCGACCGCCTCTGGACCGACGAAACGACACGCAACCGGCTCGGTGCCGCCGCGCGCCTGCAAGCCGCGGCCCATTACTCCGACGAAGCCGCCGCCCGCAACCTCCAGCAGGTCCTCGACGAGGTCGGCCACGCTCGCAATCTCATTTAG